One part of the Aurantibacillus circumpalustris genome encodes these proteins:
- the nrfD gene encoding NrfD/PsrC family molybdoenzyme membrane anchor subunit, with product MHAESEIRLPLIIGNKSYRQITDDIIAPIEGKAARGWYTLTTICALCFLWGICSLAYTIGTGIGSWGSSNNVDWAWDITNFVWWIGIGHAGTLISAVLLLFRQKWRMAINRSAEAMTIFAVMCAAIFVLLHTGRPWLDYMLFPLPNQFGSLWPNFNSPLLWDVFAVSTYFTVSLVFWYIGLIPDFGMIRDRVIKPWQKKMYGFLSFGWGGSARHWSRFEEVSLVLAGLSTPLVFSVHSIVSFDFATSIVPGWHTTIFPPYFVAGAVFSGFAMVLTLMLVVRKIYKLEHYLTIKHIEYMNIVIIVTGSIVGVAYLTELFVAWYSGVEWEQYAFLNRATGPLAWSYWIMMGCNVVSPQLFWFKKIRTSIVATFILSIVVNIGMWFERFVIIVTTLCRTYVPSTWSTYTPSFIDVGIFVGTIGMFGTFFLLFSRYFPVIAQAELKTILKASGESQKKAAAEAHH from the coding sequence ATGCACGCAGAATCAGAAATTAGATTACCGTTAATAATCGGCAATAAAAGTTATCGCCAGATTACTGATGATATTATTGCGCCGATAGAAGGTAAAGCAGCAAGAGGCTGGTACACATTAACGACTATTTGTGCCTTATGTTTTTTATGGGGAATTTGTAGTTTAGCGTATACTATCGGAACTGGTATTGGTTCTTGGGGTAGTAGTAATAATGTTGACTGGGCTTGGGATATTACCAACTTCGTTTGGTGGATCGGTATTGGTCACGCTGGTACTCTTATATCTGCGGTATTATTATTGTTTCGTCAAAAATGGCGTATGGCTATTAACCGTTCTGCTGAGGCGATGACAATTTTCGCCGTTATGTGTGCTGCAATTTTCGTGTTGCTTCATACCGGTCGTCCTTGGTTAGATTATATGTTATTCCCTTTACCAAATCAATTTGGTTCTTTGTGGCCAAACTTTAACTCTCCTCTACTTTGGGACGTGTTCGCGGTATCAACTTATTTTACTGTGTCCTTAGTATTCTGGTACATTGGTTTAATTCCTGATTTTGGAATGATTCGTGATCGCGTTATTAAGCCATGGCAAAAGAAAATGTACGGTTTTTTATCTTTTGGTTGGGGTGGAAGTGCTCGTCACTGGAGTCGTTTTGAAGAAGTATCTTTAGTACTGGCTGGTTTATCTACACCACTTGTATTTTCAGTTCACTCAATTGTATCATTTGACTTTGCTACTTCTATTGTTCCAGGTTGGCATACAACTATCTTTCCTCCTTATTTCGTTGCGGGTGCCGTGTTTTCCGGGTTTGCAATGGTATTAACGCTAATGTTAGTTGTACGTAAGATTTATAAATTAGAACATTATCTTACTATCAAACACATTGAGTACATGAACATTGTGATTATTGTTACAGGGTCAATCGTTGGTGTAGCCTATTTAACTGAATTATTCGTTGCCTGGTACTCTGGTGTTGAATGGGAACAATACGCTTTCTTAAATCGTGCAACGGGTCCTCTTGCGTGGTCTTATTGGATCATGATGGGCTGTAATGTTGTGTCTCCTCAATTATTTTGGTTCAAAAAAATTCGTACTTCTATCGTTGCAACTTTCATTTTATCGATTGTGGTAAACATTGGTATGTGGTTTGAGCGTTTCGTAATCATTGTTACAACGTTATGTCGTACTTATGTTCCATCTACTTGGAGTACGTATACTCCATCATTTATTGATGTGGGTATTTTTGTTGGAACGATTGGGATGTTTGGAACGTTCTTTTTATTATTTTCTCGTTATTTCCCTGTAATTGCTCAAGCAGAATTAAAAACGATTTTAAAAGCTTCAGGAGAATCACAAAAGAAGGCGGCTGCAGAAGCGCATCACTAA